The Candidatus Cloacimonadaceae bacterium genome includes the window TTGGCGACTTGATAGCACATCGCGTCCTGAATCTCCCTGGCTCGCCCGTCACCTGCTTCGATGCGTTTATTGATCTCGATGCCGCTGTCCGTGCCAAGATATGCCATCAGTCCGGCGGTTTTGGAAAGATAGGAGCTGAGTTCTTTTTTACTATATTTTCCGGAATATGCCAGATCGAGCAGATCTCCGATAGGCAATGCGCCCGCGCGTTGCGGAGAAAAGGGTCCCATACCCAAAAGCGCGTTATTGACATCCACCGCTCTGCCGGCGCGAATGGCGGCAACGGAGATCCCACCCCCCATGTGGACGCCAATCAAATTGACGGATTCGATGTCCTTGCCCATTTGCTTTGCCAAAAGACGCGAAATATAGCGGATGTTCAAAGCGTGAAAAAGTGATTTTCTTTCGATCTCCGGGATGCCGGAAATCCTGGCGATGTCGTCAAATTCATCCACCACGACGGGATCGACGATGAAGCTTGGAATATTCAGGTCTTTGGCGATGGCGTCGGCGATAAAGGAGCCCAGATTGGATGCATGAATTCTGCCCCAAAGAGTTGGATCCTTCAGGTCGCGAAGCATCTTGTCGCAGATTTTCCATGTGCCTCCACTGACGGCGCGAACCAAACCTCCGCGTCCCACCGTGGCATGCAGCGAATCCGGGCGGACATTGTTTTCCGCCATTGCCTCAAGGACTAGGTTCTTGCGGAATTCATATTGCTCAATGATGCCGCCATATTTATCCAAATCGACTGGATCGTGCGCCAAGTTTTTTTCAAATAGCGGCATGCTGTCCTCATAAACAGCAATCTTTGTGGACGTGGAACCGGGATTGATAGCGAGTACTCGATAGGACATAAATCCTCCCTCTATATGTTTTTATATTTTTTCTCCATGCTCTGTGAATGCCGCTTTATTGTCAAATGGAAAGTTGCGACAATCAGATTTTTAAAGCGGATTGCTTGAAATCCGGTGGAATTGTTGTTGTGGTTATGGTGTTTTCTTGATGCATTTCCGCCACAATATCATCATGGATAGGTCGTGGAAAGGTGGAAAGGTGGAAGGGTGAAAAGGTGAATCCCTTTGCATTACGGAATCAATACGGACTCATTACGGACTAAGTCCGTATTGACTCCGTAATGCTCACGGGCAAGGACGCGAATTGAACGGTTAAGAGTTTGAAATTAAAAGCAGTTGGATGATAATGGCCGGTTTCCGGAGTTGACGCTGTAGGTGTTTGTGCCGCCCCTGATGGAACTGCCGCACCGGAACCGACGGGGACGTCGGTAAATCCATATTCCGCTCACCCATTCACCTGTTCACCGACAATCATCTCATATCTCATCTCTGGCATCATTTTGTGGACAATTTGCATTGACACAATTTCATATTGGATTATACTGACACCTGTAATCAATTTGCCAGATGAGAGGTACCCATGGATAAGTCAAAAGTGACCCCCAAATTTGAGGATAGTCCGCCGATAACAATCAAGTATATCTTCAAAGACGATTATAATCCTATATATGCCAATGGAGCCTATCCCAAGTTTCGCACGAAATTGGTCAAATTTGCAATTTTGTGCTCGTAAGTCATTGATAAATAGACAGCGCGCTTCCCAAAAAAAGCAAAAAATAACCAAAACGGCAACCATAATAAATCTTGACATATATTTGGCTCTCAATAACCTGACGTCATGTTTTTAAGAAAGAAAGTTTCAACGAACCCAAGTAACGGTAATGTATATACTTACTACCAGTTAGTCGAGTCTAGAAAGATCGAGAAAGGATCGCGCAGTTTTGTCATATTGTATTTAGGCTCTCTGGATATCAGCAGAGATGAGCAGAAGATTATCAGTTCGTTATTGAATCATCGCATTGCCGGTCTTGGCAGAGTAGCCAGATTTTCGGATAAGATAGAAGAGCTTGCAGAGCAGATTTATCTCAAGTACATGCGCACCGTTAGTGAGAAGCAGGAAGATGAGCCTGAGCAATCGGCACTTGGGAGGATTTGTTTTACTCGGGAGAGCGTGGAAATGGGTCAGTATCGCAGTGTAGGAGCAGAGCTTATCGGGATGCACTATTGGAAATCTCTCAAGTTTGACCAGATATTGGAAGAGTGTTCATTTACCAAGAGGGATAGAGAGCTTGCCCGGGCAGTTATACTCGGGCGCTTGATTTCTCCTGGCAGTGAGCGTCATACCTTAGGCTGGTTTCATCGGCAAAGCTGTCTGTTTGAGTTTAGCAGAGCGCTACAGAATGGAGTAAGGA containing:
- the buk gene encoding butyrate kinase translates to MSYRVLAINPGSTSTKIAVYEDSMPLFEKNLAHDPVDLDKYGGIIEQYEFRKNLVLEAMAENNVRPDSLHATVGRGGLVRAVSGGTWKICDKMLRDLKDPTLWGRIHASNLGSFIADAIAKDLNIPSFIVDPVVVDEFDDIARISGIPEIERKSLFHALNIRYISRLLAKQMGKDIESVNLIGVHMGGGISVAAIRAGRAVDVNNALLGMGPFSPQRAGALPIGDLLDLAYSGKYSKKELSSYLSKTAGLMAYLGTDSGIEINKRIEAGDGRAREIQDAMCYQVAKEIGSCATVLCGKVDAIFLSGGLVYNKLVVDEIRKRTEFIAPLHLFPGEKEMEALCMGAVRVLSGLEEAKEYPY
- a CDS encoding IS1634 family transposase, whose protein sequence is MFLRKKVSTNPSNGNVYTYYQLVESRKIEKGSRSFVILYLGSLDISRDEQKIISSLLNHRIAGLGRVARFSDKIEELAEQIYLKYMRTVSEKQEDEPEQSALGRICFTRESVEMGQYRSVGAELIGMHYWKSLKFDQILEECSFTKRDRELARAVILGRLISPGSERHTLGWFHRQSCLFEFSRALQNGVRKDSFYRVCDRLHANKDRIEAKVRENLKLFYGLVDRVYLYDLTNTYFEGSMLKAELCKRGKSKEKRSDCPLVTLALVVDQDGFPVYSKIYRGNQSEPETLKHVISEIYDFKDDVVSKTIKPSIVMDRGIATKENIAYLRKLGCSYFVIERRNQVDDYRDEFDDIESFELHES